A DNA window from Daucus carota subsp. sativus chromosome 3, DH1 v3.0, whole genome shotgun sequence contains the following coding sequences:
- the LOC108203733 gene encoding heat shock factor protein HSF8-like, protein MATEGKIDLSNNGDSIVVPSSLLKKKVNPFIKKLYDMVDDSTTDRVICWGPMNNSFVVKDPEEFERDILPKCFKHNKITSFIRQLNFYGFRKVDPDRWEFANEGFLRGQRHLLKSIVRRKPAHAQNKQPQQPHGQSSTVGACVEVGKFGLEEEVERLKRDKNVLMQELVRSRQQQQTTDTHLQTMVQRLHGMEQRQQQMMSFLSKAVNSPGFLAQFVQQQNESSRLITEGKKKRRLKPDVVPDDHPVTPADGQIVKYQPFMNDGSTAMFSRMMLDASPQLETLTGNTNSIHFGDVTSSCKALDHGRAPLCTSGGTPTSGISDLPLVTGVTAVGPSEEIQSLPVGVTSDAVKMTPFPEITPLVGSQELPAVNLSLKNMLMHEPRLQVAREANVDNSIFLNPTSSTMDENMFLDIDSFNSDSDVMWDSSLIDEILKLTDPSGGQFSLSSPLATNATQIESTPPAASQPSENGESKLQMQDLTEQMELLSSNAKKV, encoded by the exons ATGGCGACTGAAGGTAAAATTGATTTGTCCAACAATGGTGATTCAATTGTAGTTCCATCTTCATTGTTAAAAAAGAAAGTGAACCCTTTTATTAAGAAATTATATgatatggttgatgattctacCACCGATAGAGTTATATGTTGGGGCCCAATGAATAATAGCTTCGTTGTGAAGGATCCAGAGGAATTCGAAAGAGACATTTTGCCAAAGTGCTTCAAGCACAATAAAATTACAAGCTTCATCCGCCAGTTGAATTTTTAT GGGTTCAGGAAGGTTGATCCTGACCGATGGGAGTTCGCAAATGAGGGTTTCTTAAGAGGCCAAAGGCATTTGCTAAAAAGCATTGTACGTCGTAAACCGGCTCATGCTCAAAATAAACAGCCTCAGCAGCCACATGGACAGAGCTCAACAGTTGGGGCGTGTGTTGAAGTTGGTAAATTTGGCCTTGAGGAAGAGGTTGAGAGGCTGAAGAGGGACAAGAATGTGCTTATGCAGGAGCTTGTCAGGTCGAGGCAGCAGCAGCAGACAACTGATACACATCTACAAACAATGGTACAACGCCTTCATGGAATGGAACAAAGGCAACAACAAATGATGTCATTCCTGTCAAAGGCTGTGAACAGCCCTGGATTTTTGGCACAGTTTGTACAGCAACAAAATGAGAGCAGCAGGCTCATAACTGAAggcaagaaaaaaagaagactTAAACCAGATGTTGTTCCAGATGATCATCCAGTCACTCCTGCCGATGGGCAGATTGTCAAATACCAGCCTTTTATGAATGATGGTTCAACTGCAATGTTCAGTCGTATGATGTTGGATGCATCTCCTCAGTTGGAAACCTTGACAGGTAATACCAATAGTATTCATTTTGGTGATGTAACATCGTCATGCAAGGCATTAGATCATGGAAGGGCTCCCCTTTGTACGTCTGGAGGGACACCGACTTCAGGGATATCAGATTTGCCATTAGTGACAGGTGTTACAGCTGTTGGCCCTTCGGAAGAGATTCAGTCTTTACCGGTAGGTGTCACTTCTGATGCAGTGAAAATGACTCCATTTCCGGAGATAACCCCCCTAGTTGGTTCGCAGGAGTTGCCGGCCGTCAATCTTTCTCTGAAAAACATGCTTATGCATGAGCCTCGCTTACAAGTGGCTCGAGAAGCCAATGTTGATAACAGCATATTTCTGAATCCAACCTCATCAACTATGGATGAGAACATGTTCCTAGATATTGATAGTTTCAATTCTGATTCTGATGTCATGTGGGACAGCTCTTTGATTGATGAGATACTAAAATTAACTGATCCTTCAGGGGGGCAGTTTTCCCTATCGAGTCCATTAGCTACAAATGCCACACAGATCGAATCAACTCCACCAGCTGCATCACAACCCTCGGAAAATGGGGAATCAAAGCTTCAGATGCAAGATCTTACTGAACAGATGGAGCTTCTGTCATCAAATGCAAAAAAGGTCTGA